The Tumebacillus amylolyticus genome window below encodes:
- a CDS encoding 2-hydroxy-3-keto-5-methylthiopentenyl-1-phosphate phosphatase, with protein MSKRIAIFCDFDGTITERDMIITIMERFGAPGWETTKDQILHQEIPIQTGVGRLFHGISSTLRDDVAAYAQEVAVIRAGFPEFLEFCKAQGIDFWVTSGGIDFFVKPLLEPFAIENPIYCNGSDFSGETIEVTWPHACDEQCENGCGMCKPSVLRQFPDEDVFKIVIGDSITDLQAAKLADFVIARSKLLQDCEALGLAHAPFSTFYDVMEVIQQLVKGEVFQ; from the coding sequence ATGAGCAAACGCATCGCCATCTTCTGTGACTTTGACGGCACGATCACCGAGCGCGACATGATCATTACGATCATGGAGCGGTTCGGTGCGCCGGGTTGGGAGACGACCAAGGATCAGATTTTACACCAAGAGATTCCGATTCAGACCGGCGTGGGCCGTCTGTTCCACGGAATTTCCTCCACCCTCCGCGATGACGTCGCTGCCTATGCACAGGAAGTGGCGGTGATTCGCGCGGGGTTCCCGGAGTTTTTGGAGTTTTGCAAGGCGCAAGGGATCGACTTCTGGGTGACGAGCGGCGGCATCGACTTTTTTGTCAAACCGTTGTTGGAGCCGTTTGCCATCGAGAACCCGATCTACTGCAACGGCAGTGACTTCTCAGGCGAAACGATTGAAGTGACGTGGCCGCATGCGTGTGATGAGCAGTGCGAGAACGGCTGCGGCATGTGCAAGCCGTCGGTGTTGCGACAGTTTCCGGATGAAGATGTGTTCAAGATCGTCATCGGCGACTCCATTACCGACTTGCAGGCGGCGAAGCTTGCCGATTTTGTCATCGCGCGTTCAAAATTGCTGCAGGACTGCGAAGCGCTCGGGCTTGCGCATGCACCGTTTTCGACGTTCTATGACGTGATGGAAGTAATTCAACAACTCGTGAAGGGGGAGGTTTTCCAGTGA
- a CDS encoding 2,3-diketo-5-methylthiopentyl-1-phosphate enolase codes for MTTAEFVHVTYLAHGKPGTDWLKKANGIAVGLTVGSWTDLPAARKDAMQKHLGHVADVKQIGTDPHGLEQAMLTIAYPTINFTPDIPALLTSVFGKLSMDGMIRLVDIELPPTFASRFPGPKFGIDGLREQLNAYDRPLLMSIFKSVIGYDTETLAEHFYQQALGGVDLVKDDEIFFDETYAPFEKRIAACRAAAERAQAETGKFTLYAANLTGPVTEIFEKARRAVDAGASALLLNVLTYGYDVLQRLAEDPRVNVPIMAHPALAGALYPSHQYGISAHVVLGQLMRIAGADIGLYPSAYGSVALERGETLKIAQALTEPNHVLKRAIPVPSAGIHPGLVPYLYRDLGNDQIINAGGGVHGHPGGSAAGGRAFNAAIAAVVNGKTLSEAAETSQEIRTALDLWGNPSETGTEK; via the coding sequence CGGGATCGCAGTCGGGCTCACCGTCGGCTCTTGGACCGATTTGCCGGCCGCACGCAAAGACGCGATGCAAAAACACCTCGGACACGTCGCCGATGTGAAGCAGATCGGCACCGACCCGCACGGTTTGGAGCAAGCAATGCTTACGATCGCGTACCCGACCATCAACTTCACGCCGGACATCCCGGCTCTGCTGACCTCCGTGTTTGGCAAACTCTCGATGGACGGCATGATTCGCCTCGTGGACATCGAGCTCCCGCCGACGTTCGCAAGCCGGTTCCCCGGTCCGAAGTTTGGCATCGACGGTCTGCGCGAACAACTGAACGCCTACGACCGACCGCTGCTCATGAGCATTTTCAAGTCGGTCATCGGCTACGACACGGAGACGTTGGCGGAGCATTTTTACCAACAAGCACTTGGCGGTGTGGACTTGGTCAAGGATGACGAGATCTTCTTCGACGAGACCTACGCACCGTTTGAAAAACGGATCGCGGCGTGTCGCGCGGCTGCCGAACGCGCGCAGGCAGAGACGGGCAAATTCACCCTCTATGCGGCGAACTTGACGGGTCCGGTCACAGAGATTTTTGAAAAAGCACGCCGTGCCGTGGACGCAGGAGCTTCGGCGTTGTTGCTCAATGTCCTGACGTACGGCTACGACGTGTTGCAACGACTGGCAGAGGACCCGCGTGTCAACGTTCCGATCATGGCGCACCCGGCACTCGCGGGCGCGTTGTATCCGTCGCATCAGTACGGTATCTCGGCACATGTCGTGCTCGGTCAACTGATGCGCATCGCAGGGGCGGACATCGGTCTGTACCCGTCCGCTTATGGCTCCGTGGCGCTGGAGCGAGGCGAGACGTTGAAAATTGCACAAGCTCTCACCGAACCGAACCACGTTCTCAAGCGTGCGATTCCGGTTCCGAGTGCGGGCATCCATCCGGGGCTGGTTCCGTATCTGTATCGTGATTTGGGCAACGACCAAATCATCAATGCAGGCGGCGGGGTTCACGGTCATCCGGGCGGTTCGGCGGCAGGCGGTCGTGCGTTTAACGCAGCAATTGCAGCCGTTGTGAACGGCAAGACACTCTCCGAAGCGGCGGAAACTTCTCAAGAGATTCGGACGGCCCTCGATCTGTGGGGCAACCCGTCCGAAACAGGAACGGAAAAATAA